The Veillonellaceae bacterium genomic sequence ATTGACTGTCCAGCGATTCCAGCCCCACAGCCGCAGCGGCTTCAGATTCATTTTGTTTTACAACAATAACCCCGTTATAAGCCATTACATTGTAGCGCGAGTCAACAATGCATGGTATGCCTACTTCATTACAACAATCAATTGCTGTCCGGATAACCTTTGGCGATACAGAATGGCTGCCATAGTCACTAAGAACTACGGCAGACATATTGTTTATATTTGAATTGATATAATCTAATATCTGGTTTTCGACTTCTGGCGCAAGTGGGACTTTTTTCTCGCGGTCAATCCGCACAACCTGCTGGCGTACAGTTGCTTGACCGCCAGCCATGACACGAGTCTTTGTAATCGTAGGTCGATCATAATCCTCGATAAGACCTTCGGTTACAACACCTTTGCTATTTAAGACTCTTACAAGTTCCATACCGGCACTGTCCTGCCCAATCACACCGACGGCATAGACCTGGCCGCCAAGGGTAGCAACATTATGGACAGCATTAGCTGCACCACCGGGCACAACGGTTTCTCCCGCATGTTCAAGGATAAGCACCGGTGCTTCACGTGATATGCGTGAAATCTTGCCTTCAAGGTAAACATCCGCTACCATATCACCAATGACCATAATGTTTTTATTCTGCATTTTATCAATAATATTAAAGAGATTAACGAGCATCCACGTACTCCTTTATCAAACTTTTACTGTTATTACCACCTAGTAACAGTTACCTTCCAAACAAACTCTTCGCGTTTAGCACGATAGGTTAATGAAGACTGCCAGCAATGAAGATCACGATACCAAGTATAATCTTGATCATAAACTCGATGATTGTCTAAATCATAGCTTTGATTAAATGAAATAGTATTCAACCGATCAATCTTATATGAGAATCCGGCATCAAATTCCCGGCCGAGGTCAACATTATTATAGCTAAATAAACCGGTATGATTCTTAATATAATGATAGCCGACCCAAGTATTCAATCGCGATG encodes the following:
- a CDS encoding carbohydrate kinase; the protein is MLVNLFNIIDKMQNKNIMVIGDMVADVYLEGKISRISREAPVLILEHAGETVVPGGAANAVHNVATLGGQVYAVGVIGQDSAGMELVRVLNSKGVVTEGLIEDYDRPTITKTRVMAGGQATVRQQVVRIDREKKVPLAPEVENQILDYINSNINNMSAVVLSDYGSHSVSPKVIRTAIDCCNEVGIPCIVDSRYNVMAYNGVIVVKQNESEAAAAVGLESLDSQSLVAAGKTILQRLNAQAVLITQGPDGMTLFEATGKYTHIPVTNKSEVYDVTGAGDTVVAAMTLALAAKADYVDAARLSNFAAGVVVKKPGTATTTPDELRQALGEHNENHCT